Below is a window of Stygiolobus azoricus DNA.
AAATCTGTTTCATAATCTATATAGTTTTTTAAATATATTTCAAATACAAACTTTGGTCTAAGCACGTGGAAAAATCTTCAACTAGATTAAGTAACTTATACAGTATAATAGATTTAATTGGATAATTATATTATTCAATAAGTTAAAAGTTATTTCTTCCTCAGTACATAAAATATGACGATTTAATATGAAAAAGTACTCGTTAAGATCAGATTATTGATTATTGAAGTATATTTCAAATAATTTACAAATAACTTAACCCTTGTACTTCAAAAACTTATAAATATTGAGTTCTTAAAAATAACATCCATATCTGCATTATACGTGGCTCCATGTTCTGCATTTATAACAAACCTAGAGAGGTTTACAATTTTCACCCTCTATACCTACTTCTGATCCTTCAGCCAAACGTTCTTTTGATTTGCATATTACCTTACCTTGTCCAACATCTATTTTGATATAATAACTTCTTTCTTCGAATCCTTCTAGAGAATAGAAATTAATAGCAGTTTTTAAACCTTTTCTGGTAATGAAATTTATGAAATCATTTATATTTTTGAAGATATATAAACTCTTGTGACTAAGTTGAAAAAAGTAGGAATAATTGGAGCAGGTTGGTATGGCTTTCGTCCGCAAATAAAGGACTTGTCTTTTAGGGAAATGGTTTTTGAAGCAGCAAGTAGGGCATACGAAAATGCAGGAATAGATCCAAGAAAGGACGTAGATACTTTCGTTTCATGTCAAGAAGATTTTTTGGAAGGAATATCAATAGCTGACGAGTTTGCTCCAGATCCAATAGGAGGTGCAATGAGACCTACTATGACGGTAGCAGGAGATGGACTTCAAGGAATTATCCACGGTGCAATGCAGATTTTATCTGGAGTTTCTAATGTTACTGTAGTTGAGGCCCATGCTAAACCTAGTGATATTGAGAGAATCGATAAAATTATTGAGTTTGCAATGGATCCTCTTTTTTCTAGGTTAGGAATTAACGTTCATTTCCTTGCCGGACTCGATGCTACAAAGTTCATGAAAAAGTATGGAATAAAAAGGAAAGATTTAGCAGAAGTAGTATCAAGAAACCTTAGTTCTGGATTTAAGACTCCTAGATCTTCTTTTGCTTCTAAAGTAAGTGTAGATGACGTATTATCTCAGGATTTCGTAGTTTATCCCTTATCACGTATGGATATAGCTAAATATGTTGACGCTAGTATTGTTTTTATTCTAGCTTCAGAGGAAATAGCTAGAAAATATGATCCTATATGGATAGAAGGAATGTCCTTTGCTACTGCAGAAAAACTCGGTGAAGCTGAGTATTTGTCTATAGCAGCAAAGCAAGCTTATAAGATGGCTAACGTAAAACCTTCTAAAGTAGATGGAATATTCGTGGACGATAGGTATAGTTATAAGGAACTTCAACACCTAGAGGCTTTAGGTATAAGTTCTAAAGAATTTCTGAGAGACCAAAACATTGAGGTTAATCCTTATGGAGGACATTTAGCTAAAGGTGTTCCTTTAGAGGCTTCAGGACTTTCTTTACTTTTAGATGCCATAGATTTTATTAAAGAAGGACATGAAAGTGCTATAGTAGCTAGTTGGAGGGGAATCCCACCTACACTGGCGCAGTATTGGTGGTGAGAAAATGAGAAAGGTTGGAATAATAGGAGCTGGATTAACGTTGTTTAGGAGAAGGATGCTTGAGACTCCACAAGAATTAGCATATATTGCAGCAAGTAGGGCATTGGATGAAGCAGGTCTGGAGTTGAAGGATATTGATTGTGTAGTAATAGGGAGTGCTCCAGACGCTTTTGACGGTATTCATATGAAGGGAGAATATTTGGCTAAAGCTGGAGGAGAGAGAAAAATGACTAGTAGAGTTTACGTAGGTGGAGCTACTGGTGTTATGACAGCAATTTCTGCGTGGTACCATGTAGCTAGCGGTCTTTGTGAAAAAGTTTTAGCAATAGCTGAAGAAAAAATGAGTCCCGCTAGACCTCATCCTCAATCTGTATTTAAATATATTTGGGATCCTATAACTGAAAAGCCACTCAATCCTAACCTTATCTGGATATTCGCTATGGAAATGCATAGGTATATGGCAAAATATGGTATAAAGAAAGAGGATATAGCACTCGTATCGGTCAAGAATAAGAGAAACGCAATGAATAACCCCTACGCTCAGGCAGCAGCTAACATCACGGTAGACGACGTCTTGAACAGCGAAGTCTTAGTTTGGCCTGTCAACAGGTTAGACGTGAGCCCTGTGAGCGACGGTGCGGCGGCTATGGTATTAGCTACTGAAGACATTGTAAGAAGATATACTGATACCCCCGTATGGATTGAAGGAGTGGGATGGACTTTAGATAACACATCTTGGCCAGGGAGAGAATTAGCTTATCCAAGGTATTTAGAGAATGCAGCCAGGATGGCTTACAAGATGGCTAAGATTGAAAGACCTGACAAGGAGATAGACGTAGTAGAACCCTATGATCCCTTTGATTATAAGGAACTTCATCATTTGGAAGGTTTAATGATAGCTAAAAAAGGAGAGGCTCCTAAGTTACTTAAGGAGGGAGTATTTGACATTGATGGAGATATTCCTTCAAGCCCTTCTGGAGGACTCTTGGGAGTTGGAAATCCTATAGCAGCTGCAGGTTTAATGAAGACCATAAGCATTTATTGGCAATTAAAAGGAACTGCAGGTAAAATGCAAGTTAAGAAACCAGTTCATACTGGTGTTGCACAAGCTTGGGGCGATTTGATGCAAGCCGCAACAGTTATAGTTATGAGGAATTGAGGTGAGTTGGATGGAGAGAAAAGAATTGGAAACTCCTCTAAAAAAGGAGGAGTTAAAAGAACCCATAACTATAAGCTATAAACCTTACGCTAAATACGAATATTCTGCCGGTCAATCCATATCTAGATATTTGGAGGGATTAAAGGAGGGTAAAATAATAGGGAGAAAATGTAATAAATGCGGTAGAGTTTACGTTCCTCCAAAAATGTATTGTGAAGACTGCTTTAAGCCTACAGATGAATGGGTAGAAGTTAAGGATGAGGGGATTGTAGAGACTGCAGTAGCTAGCTTCATTTCGTGGACTAGGGAAAGGCTTGAGGAGCCTGGGATTGTAGGTACAATTAGGCTATTCCCGTCCAAAGAAAACGATTACGTCTTCCCTGGAGTGTTTCATAGGATATGTTGTTCATACGATGAAGTAAGGAATATGTCTATAATAGGTAAGAGAGTGAAAGCAGTCTGGAGAAGTGAAAGAAAAGGAGACATTGATGACATAGAATGTTTCAAGGTGATTTGAATGGCATGGGATAAAAGTGCGAAATCAATTCAAGTAAAAGGTGAAATGGAAGTATATGAGTATGTATATACTGCGGGAAAGAATGGAGAAGAGTTCTTTAAGGCACTGAAGGATAAGAAAATTTTAGGAGGAAGATGTGAAAAATGCGGTAGGGTATTTGTCCCTCCTAAAATGTTCTGCGAGTATTGCTTTGGGCTACTAAAATTAGAGGAAATTAAGGGTAAGCCGATTATAGACTCTTTCACTGTAATCTATTACGATAATGACGGTAAGAAGTTAGAGACTCCTATAACTGTAGGTTTCATATCCTTTGAAGGTGTAGAGGGAGGAATTCTTGCTTATGTTGAAGGAGTCCCTGAAATTGGCAAGGAAGTTGAAATACTTGAATATAATATACCATTAAGGGTGAAGGTAAAATGAGTTGGAAACCGAGCAAGGAATGGATTGAGGAAAGTAATGTTTATAATTTTATGACTCAAAAATCTTTAGATTTTAATTCTTTTTTGGAATATTCCACTACACCAGAATTTTGGGAGTATTTTGCTAATAAGATTTTTAATTTTCATAGAAAATATGCTAAAGTTCTTGACTTATCTGAAGGAAAACAATGGCCTAAATGGTTTGTAGGTGGAGGATTAAATGTAGGGAATCAATTGAAAGAAAGTAGCGAAATTTTTGTTAAGTATATGAATGAAAAAGGAGAAAAGAAAGAATTAACTTACTCTCAAGTTTTAAATCAAACTAAGGCAGTAAGCAGTTGGCTTCACAAAATAGGATTAAAGAAAGGAGATAGAGTAGCAGTTTACATGCCTATGATTCCTGAAATTGTTCCAATATTTCTCGGAATAATAAGGGCTGGTATGATAGTGGTTCCTCTTTTCTCTGGATTTGGTAAGGAACCAATTAAGACAAGAATTGACGATAGTAACGCTAAGCTAATCTTTGCCTCTGACATTACAATAAGGAAAGGAAAAGAAATAGATATGCTTCAGAACATAAAGGATATTCAAATAGAAAAAGTAATAGTAAAGCGAGGACACGGAAGAGAGGAAAAGGATTACCTGGATTTTAGTGAGGTTCTTAAAACTCCTGGAGATTACGTTGAGGACACTTCTACAGAAGATCCTATTATGATCATTTACACTTCTGGCACTACGGGTAAACCTAAGGGATGTGTACATACACACGACGGATTTCCTCTTAAGGCTGCTGCAGACCTCTTCTTTAATTTTGATTCGAAAGAAGGAGAGACAATATCTTGGATTTCTGATATGGGGTGGATGATGGGACCTTGGTTTTTATTTGGTGGAATGCTATTAAAGAATAAAATAGCACTGTTTGAAGGTTATCCAGATCAAAATACTTTATCTAGATTTGTTGATGAATTGAAAGTAAATATTCTAGGATTGTCTCCAAGTCTAATAAGGGCATTAAGAGCAGAATCTGAGATATATAAACTTAATTTAAGAATAGTGGGAATCACTGGTGAACCCATAGATGTAGAAAGCTGGAAATGGTCATTAAAAGTTACAGATTCACCTATAATTAATTACTCTGGAGGAACAGAAATTTCAGGAGGAATTTTAGGAAATTATGTCATTAAAGAGATAAGACCTTCATCATTTAACGGTTCTTGTCCAGGTATAAAAGCAGATGTATTTGACGAGGAAGGTAAGAGAGCAAATCCCAATATTGTAGGAGAATTAGTAGTCTTAAGCGTATGGCCTGGAATGACAAGAGGATTTTGGAAGAATAATGAAAGATATATTGAAACTTATTGGTCAAGGTGGAAAGATGTGTGGGTACACGGAGATTTAGCTTATTATGACGAAGAAGGGTACTATTATATTGTAGGAAGGAGCGATGATACAATAAAAGTTGCAGGTAAGAGAGTAGGTCCAGCTGAAGTAGAGGCAGTTATTAATTCTTATCCTGGTGTTATTGAGTCTGCTTGTGTTGGAGTTCCTGATCCTTTGAAAGGTGAAAAGATAATTTGTTTCGTAGTTTCTAAAAATAATGATGAAAATAAAATTCTAGAATATACTCAAAAAATGTTAGGTAAGGCAATTGCTCCTTCTGAAATTAAAATAGTCAAGGAATTACCTAAGACCAGGAATGCAAAAATTATGAGAAGGTTAATAAGAGCTATAATTTTAGGAAAGAATTTAGGAGATATATCTTCCTTAGAAAATCCCTCATCAATAGAAGAAATAAAAAAGACTGTTCAGAATATCTAATTTTTATATTCTAAACTTTCATTTATATGAAAAGGAAAGTAACCTAATTGTAAGGGCTTTTTTATTACTTCAGGCAATAACATTCTTAGTGCTTCTCTTACTGGCTTTCTACTCATGTTAAGAACTTTATATAATAGGTCTTTAGTTAGCCTTTAACAATTGAGGATTTCGCTAGGACTTAGAGAGACAAATAATTCCCAAACATGATCCTGATGATTCTCTTGCTCATACATAATTGAGTGTAAAATTCCCAGATTTTCCCTTCCTAGGAATTCATCTACTCGTTTACTTCCTCCAAAACACTTAAAATAGGTTTTACAGTTACCTACCTTTTTCCTTTAATGTTCCCAAATATATCGTCAATACTTGAAAATGTTTTATTACATTTAGATTCTTAGTTACCTTTTTTAATACAGTTTAGATTTTAAAAACGCATTCAAGCAAAGAAGTGTTTTTAATGATTATGTCCTATCAAATCTTCTAGATATAACATCCGAGTCTCCGTAAAGTTATTTAATGAAACTATATTCCATTCTATAAAAATGCTCAAAAAGTTTTTAACTTAGAAATATTTCAATTACTTATGGGCTTTGCTCCAAATTCTCCTAATGAAGCACAAGAATTAGAAATAAAAGGATTAGAAAAAATTAGAAAAGGATTACTCTACCTAACAGTATTGTTACCACTAATCATTGCAGGAGATTTTTTAATTTTTAAAGCATACATATACAAAATATCTGGAGAAGTTGGAGGTCTTATGCTATTTACAGCTTTCATGCTAAGTATAATAGCACTCATACTCTTTTTTATTCATATGGAATATTCGGTCATTATGTCGAAAGAAAAACATTAGAACGTCGTATGAAAATTTATCTAGAAAAATATAATATAGAAAAAAGAGTTGAAGATGAATTAGAAAGTTTAGACAAAGACGAAATAGAAGTCTTAGAGAAGACTGGTAAAATTAATGACTCATTCTATTGGGGTCTTAACTTCTTTTTTGGAGGAGTGGGAGGCGACCTTGGCTTAGTAATAGTCTTAGCTATAGCAGTAGTATTCGACACCTATCATCCGCATTCACTACTCTACTTCTTACTAGCTTTCCTATTTTTAATTATAGGAGAAATGATTTTAGGCATAGAATTATATGGGATTGGTCAAGCTTACAATGAAGGTCTACTCAAAAAAGGTGGTATTCTAGTAACAAGCGTAGTAACTTCTATCATAGGTTTCATTTTAGCGTATATGGGTTTAGGTAATGTAATTAGTAAATTGAAGAGTGGATTTGTGACTACGACGATTACACAACAGTCTGTACAATCAAGCATTCATCAAATAGGTGTAGGTAGTTTGAATGCTTATGGTGAGGCTCACATAGTAATTTACACCCCCTCACCAACTAAGATAGTTTCGGCAGAAATTGTAGGAAAGTCAATAGTAAGCTCATTTATAATTCCAAACCTCCTATCCCCTGGAAATAATGACGTTACAATACACTTTGGGACAATAACTGGATTAACACCAAATGCTACATACACAATAAAACTCACCTTAGGAGACGGTAAAACTATCGAAACCACTGTTTCATATAAACCATAATTTCATGACGAGAAATCTTTCAAATTTTTAAAGTTTATAAAATTTCGATAATGCCAAGATATTCCTTCATTTTATATAGTATACTCTTTCCAAACATGGAAAAACTAAATATATTGTAAGAGAATATTCACATCTTATTTGAATGACTTTTCTAATAGATTTTAAAAACGAGACTGCTT
It encodes the following:
- a CDS encoding DUF973 family protein; translated protein: MKIYLEKYNIEKRVEDELESLDKDEIEVLEKTGKINDSFYWGLNFFFGGVGGDLGLVIVLAIAVVFDTYHPHSLLYFLLAFLFLIIGEMILGIELYGIGQAYNEGLLKKGGILVTSVVTSIIGFILAYMGLGNVISKLKSGFVTTTITQQSVQSSIHQIGVGSLNAYGEAHIVIYTPSPTKIVSAEIVGKSIVSSFIIPNLLSPGNNDVTIHFGTITGLTPNATYTIKLTLGDGKTIETTVSYKP
- a CDS encoding Zn-ribbon domain-containing OB-fold protein: MAWDKSAKSIQVKGEMEVYEYVYTAGKNGEEFFKALKDKKILGGRCEKCGRVFVPPKMFCEYCFGLLKLEEIKGKPIIDSFTVIYYDNDGKKLETPITVGFISFEGVEGGILAYVEGVPEIGKEVEILEYNIPLRVKVK
- a CDS encoding thiolase domain-containing protein; amino-acid sequence: MRKVGIIGAGLTLFRRRMLETPQELAYIAASRALDEAGLELKDIDCVVIGSAPDAFDGIHMKGEYLAKAGGERKMTSRVYVGGATGVMTAISAWYHVASGLCEKVLAIAEEKMSPARPHPQSVFKYIWDPITEKPLNPNLIWIFAMEMHRYMAKYGIKKEDIALVSVKNKRNAMNNPYAQAAANITVDDVLNSEVLVWPVNRLDVSPVSDGAAAMVLATEDIVRRYTDTPVWIEGVGWTLDNTSWPGRELAYPRYLENAARMAYKMAKIERPDKEIDVVEPYDPFDYKELHHLEGLMIAKKGEAPKLLKEGVFDIDGDIPSSPSGGLLGVGNPIAAAGLMKTISIYWQLKGTAGKMQVKKPVHTGVAQAWGDLMQAATVIVMRN
- a CDS encoding Zn-ribbon domain-containing OB-fold protein, with product METPLKKEELKEPITISYKPYAKYEYSAGQSISRYLEGLKEGKIIGRKCNKCGRVYVPPKMYCEDCFKPTDEWVEVKDEGIVETAVASFISWTRERLEEPGIVGTIRLFPSKENDYVFPGVFHRICCSYDEVRNMSIIGKRVKAVWRSERKGDIDDIECFKVI
- a CDS encoding AMP-binding protein — its product is MSWKPSKEWIEESNVYNFMTQKSLDFNSFLEYSTTPEFWEYFANKIFNFHRKYAKVLDLSEGKQWPKWFVGGGLNVGNQLKESSEIFVKYMNEKGEKKELTYSQVLNQTKAVSSWLHKIGLKKGDRVAVYMPMIPEIVPIFLGIIRAGMIVVPLFSGFGKEPIKTRIDDSNAKLIFASDITIRKGKEIDMLQNIKDIQIEKVIVKRGHGREEKDYLDFSEVLKTPGDYVEDTSTEDPIMIIYTSGTTGKPKGCVHTHDGFPLKAAADLFFNFDSKEGETISWISDMGWMMGPWFLFGGMLLKNKIALFEGYPDQNTLSRFVDELKVNILGLSPSLIRALRAESEIYKLNLRIVGITGEPIDVESWKWSLKVTDSPIINYSGGTEISGGILGNYVIKEIRPSSFNGSCPGIKADVFDEEGKRANPNIVGELVVLSVWPGMTRGFWKNNERYIETYWSRWKDVWVHGDLAYYDEEGYYYIVGRSDDTIKVAGKRVGPAEVEAVINSYPGVIESACVGVPDPLKGEKIICFVVSKNNDENKILEYTQKMLGKAIAPSEIKIVKELPKTRNAKIMRRLIRAIILGKNLGDISSLENPSSIEEIKKTVQNI